In the genome of Synechococcus sp. CB0101, the window ATCAGGTGGGAGATGTAGGGGATGGCCTTGCCTTTGCGGCGCTGATCCCGGTGGAGCTGCTCAGCCCAGAGCAGGGCTTCCCCGTAGCGGGCGCTCACGCTCATCGAAGCCTTGGCTGATGGGTCTCCATCCTGCGGCGGCCTGGCTGGTTTTTGGTTGTGCGCTGCTCAAGGCAGCTCCATCCAGCCGCAAACCCGGTTGCAGATCTCAAGCGCCAGCGGATCGCGCCGGCATCATGAGCTCCGATTCCCGGCCAAGCAGCCACACGACACGCCATGAGCCGCACACGCAACTTTCTGACTGACTTCCGAGCCTTCATCAACCGCGGCAATGTGGTTGATCTGTCTGTGGCCGTGGTGATCGGCGGGGCCTTCGGGAAGGTGGTGAATGCGGTGGTGACTTTGGTGATGGATTCATTGCTGCAACCTGTTCTCAAGGCGGCGAACGTTGACGCCATTGCCAGCTGGCCAGCCGGTGAGGTGCTGGTAGCAGCGATCAATTTCCTGGTGATTTCATTTGTAGTGTTTTTGATCGTGCGCGCGATCGAAGCCCTGCGGCGCAAGGAAGAAGCCGTTGCGCCACCCGACACTCAGGCCCAACTGGCCGCAGCGGTGACCCGCTTGGCGGATGCCCTGGATCGCCGCCAGCTCTGAACCAGGCCCGGAGTCGTTCTCTCCCCAGCGAATCCGGTCTGGCGGTCTGTTTTCTCATGCCTTGATCAGGAACGATGGCCACAATGCCTGCATCAGGAGGACACGAATGGCAGGTGGTTTGCGGTCTTTGTTGGCTGGTACTGCCCTCACGCTGATCCACGTCACACCCGCTGCGGCGCTCACCTGGAGAGAGGAAGCGCGCTTGTAACCACTGTTTGAGAAGGCTGGTGTGGAGGGCACCTTCGTGGTGCTGGATGAGCGCAAAAACCTGTGGCGCGGGCACAACAGGTTGCGTGCAGAGCAGCGCTTCTCTCCTGCTTCCACCTTCAAGATCCCCAATAGCCTGATCGCCCTCTCGCTTGGGGTAGTGGCCAACCCCGATGAGCTGATTCCCTACAAGGGTGATCC includes:
- the mscL gene encoding large conductance mechanosensitive channel protein MscL codes for the protein MSRTRNFLTDFRAFINRGNVVDLSVAVVIGGAFGKVVNAVVTLVMDSLLQPVLKAANVDAIASWPAGEVLVAAINFLVISFVVFLIVRAIEALRRKEEAVAPPDTQAQLAAAVTRLADALDRRQL